In the genome of Neoarius graeffei isolate fNeoGra1 chromosome 27, fNeoGra1.pri, whole genome shotgun sequence, one region contains:
- the si:dkey-148a17.5 gene encoding leukotriene B4 receptor 1 — MNSSSYFSNDSTVSEDEWATVGGTAVCVILSVSFAVGTPGNLLVVWTIMSHVKHRSHTLLLIMHLAIADMLVLVTLPFWIYSLAQSWVFGEVMCKAMVYIIYACMYASIFLITIMSVERYLAVRYPFKMLHWKNSNAMNLILAVGWTLALLLGLPAIWPRSVDQDMNGVQRCVFSGYSSVALEVFCICLETLIGFVIPFLTMAVCYVQVASQLRQMHRKNKQKAAFLISGVVVAFALCWLPHHIINVINAAQLLGAHSEKLKEISEATALISGALAFISSSVNPMLYAFAARSIQGSLRKSAMARLFQEIASYTVQLRGSEQQTSYYLNQDKVEEMSAEDVC, encoded by the coding sequence ATGAACAGCTCGTCTTACTTCAGCAATGACAGCACAGTCTCGGAGGATGAATGGGCCACAGTGGGGGGAACTGCGGTGTGTGTTATCCTGTCTGTGAGCTTTGCGGTGGGGACTCCTGGGAACCTGCTGGTCGTGTGGACCATCATGAGCCACGTGAAGCACCGCTCTCATACTCTGCTGCTCATCATGCACCTAGCTATTGCTGACATGCTGGTACTTGTGACCCTTCCTTTCTGGATCTACTCACTGGCTCAGTCCTGGGTTTTTGGTGAGGTTATGTGCAAGGCCATGGTGTACATCATCTATGCCTGCATGTATGCCAGCATTTTTCTGATAACGATTATGAGCGTGGAGCGCTATTTGGCTGTCAGGTACCCTTTCAAGATGCTGCACTGGAAAAACAGCAATGCTATGAATCTAATCCTGGCTGTGGGCTGGACCCTGGCACTCCTGCTAGGACTGCCAGCTATTTGGCCCCGGTCTGTTGATCAGGACATGAATGGTGTTCAGCGCTGCGTCTTCTCAGGGTACAGTTCAGTGGCTCTGGAGGTCTTTTGTATTTGTTTGGAGACATTGATTGGCTTTGTCATCCCTTTTCTCACCATGGCTGTGTGCTATGTCCAGGTGGCATCTCAACTTCGCCAGATGCACAGAAAGAATAAACAGAAAGCTGCCTTCCTCATCAGTGGAGTAGTGGTGGCCTTCGCTCTGTGCTGGCTGCCCCATCATattataaatgtcattaatgCAGCACAGCTGCTTGGAGCACACTCAGAAAAACTGAAAGAAATCTCAGAAGCAACAGCGTTAATCTCTGGAGCACTGGCGTTCATTAGCAGCTCCGTGAACCCAATGCTTTATGCTTTTGCTGCCAGAAGCATCCAGGGTAGTCTGAGGAAATCAGCGATGGCCAGACTTTTCCAGGAAATTGCTTCTTATACAGTCCAATTAAGAGGGTCAGAGCAGCAAACGTCTTACTATTTGAACCAGGACAAAGTCGAAGAAATGTCTGCAGAAGATGTGTGCTGA